The sequence GAGCtcatgaggaggatgatgatgatgaggaagaagaagttCGGCTAACTCCTCACAATGACCTAAAACACGTGTATGTTGGAGCATAACGTTTAAAACATGGCGGCTCTGTTCATGTTCAGCCTCCGGCGGCCAAGTGGAGGAGCCGACCCCGGCGTACGCCCACGTGACTGTCGACTGTGTCCACAAAGTGGCGGATCACTACACCGTGCTGGAAAAACTGGGAGTGTGAGTGGTTTCGAGACGGCGAGATCTCAACCATATTCCTTACATGTCCCATCTGCCTTTTTTGTTTGAGTCCAAAGTCTTTACCGCCACCTTAGCAAAACGAAAGAATCGCAAAGTTCAACAGTCAAGTGTGTCTAGCAGCACAAAGTGTTGTTTTTCCTCCGGGACTGAAACTCTGGGAACATGCCAGTACTGGATCAGTTCACTTTTGAGCCAAACTCCGTTTTGGAAAGGAAGCAGAAAGTCCTCCCACTCAATAAATGAGGTGCGGATAATACCCGCACCTCTCCCTGTGGCCCTGTTAGAAACATGTGCGTAACACATAATACGTCTTGCAGACAAGCCAAATTAAACAAAGCAAGAACGTTTAACAAGTTCAAGCACATTTGCTGCCAGACTGGCCGCATTGATCAGATTAAAggaaacattttgttttttttcaatattaaaCGTTTcacagaatatttacatacatatatacaatacatgcatgcatgcatgcatgcatgcatgcatgcatacacacacgcacgcacgcacacacgcacgcacgcacgcacgcacgcacgcacgcacgcacgcacgcacgcacgcgcgcgcgcgcgcatagAATATGCATGAAATGAGCAACAAAATGACTAATTGGCATCTTCTGTCTCAGTGGTAAATTTGGGCAAGTGTTCAAGCTGATGCACAAGGAAAGTGCACGCGAGTGTGCGGGAAAGTTCTACAAAGGCCGCCGGGCCAAGGAGAGGGAGGCCGCTCGCAAGGAGATTGAGTTGATGAACTTCCTGCACCACCCCAAGCTGGTGCAGTGCCTGGGCGCGTACGACCACAGGTCGGAGATGGTCATGGTGATGGAGCTGTGAGTACTTAGTTTAAAAGCATCCCGTAAGCTAGTGCTAGTGCTAGCACTAGCTGGTACCACCGAGGCAATGTGCCTTGCAGAGATCACCGGTTTAATTCTTAATTCACATAGCAGTCGTTCCCTCTCTCGCTTTCAAACCCCTTTCCTGTGTTTCTTCACTGTCCTGTCCATTACGGCACGGAATCTTTTAAggaaaatacattttgatcatcATGACACACttttcatttagcagatgcttgtAGTATTACTTCAGATAGAAGTCTTTTATGTAGCAGACAGGCGGCTAGGCATCTGGCACAAGGTTACCGACAGGGTAGACATGAATTATAAAACCCAGCACCTTTCAGCCAGGAGGCTGACATCCTTATCACCAATGCAGTATATCATATGCACAATACAAATCATCATGCAGGACAGAAGCTAATCTCTGTGATAACCCGTACACCTGCAGCATTGCAGGGGGCGAGCTGTTTGAGCGCATCGTGGACGACAGCTTTGAGCATACGGAGGTGGCTAGTGTACGCTACATGCAGCAGATCCTGGAGGGAACGGCCTACATGCATCGGCAAGACATCATCCACCTGGACCTGAAACCCgaaaacattgtgtgtgtcgaCCATACGGGCACCGCCATTAAAATAATTGACTTTGGGCTAGCCAGCAAGctaggtaaataaataaaatatgcatGAACCAAAATTCAATGCTAAATGGACTCCCACCACTTGATAATTGTGGTTCTCGTGTATATGTCTTAGTAGTGGATTCATGCGTCTTTTGATTCCAGATCCTAAGGTACCTCTCAAGGTAATGCATGGGACCCCTGAGTTTGTGGCCCCAGAAGTGATTAACTATGAACCCGTGGGTATGGCCACAGACATGTGGAGCATTGGAGTCATCTGTTACATCCTGTAAGTAATTGATAGCACATTAGTTGTCTTTACTAATTGTACTTAGTATTACTTTCTCTGGCTGGTGTCTCCAAATGGCCTACCATAGCTTTAAGTAGCCACCTCCTGTATTGAACTTGGTTTTCACATGAATCGTCATATCTATATCACCACCTAGTGGAGGAAAGTTGCTTTCTGGAGGTGAGTCAAAGTAACAGCAAGCTGTTTTATGTGCCCATatatggtgtgtgcatgtgtgtgtgcagactgaGCGGCGAGTCTCCGTTCCAGGGGGGCAGCGACGCGGAGACCCTAGCATTGGTCACCTCGGCCCAGTGGGAGTTTGATGAGGAGAGCTTCGAGGAGATCAGTGACGATGCCCAGGGATTCATCAGCGCCCTGCTCAACAAGGCTCCCAGGTGGGTGACCGTCAGCCTAAAGCCGTCTGACCCCCTGCCCGCGCATCGAAACTCTGTCTCTCGATTTGTAGAACGCGGCCATCGCCATGAGAAAGGGTCAGAGGTTTGACCACCCATGCCAGGATGTCTTTGAAGGTATTTTGGATAAAGGCATCCACCGACTGTATTTAGAAAGAACACCGGTCACTTGGTGACATTttaatcaattattattattatccagcACCCAACACTCGCATGGGAAGTTGGCATCTGCGATTTAATGGACACTATTAGGCCCCCCTGCTCAGCTGCAGTTtgccggcaccaccaccaccaccaccaccagtccaccaccatcacaaacCGGATCGAGCCAACCTTCCCGCTCTGTGTAAATGCTAATCGTGCCATTAGGACCACCACTCTCTGCCATGGACACTAAATGCATATCACTGCCCATGCCAGGCGGCGCCTCTCTGCCCAGGAGGCTCTGGCCCACCCCTGGATTGCGGCGTCTAACTGCACCGACCCCAGCAACGCCAAGAGCCTGCCCAAGAACAAGATGAAGAAGTTCCTGGCCCGCCAGAAGTGGAAGGTGTCCCACATTTTCATATCCCACATGTCCCAcagatgtatatatttatttatttatcatcttCATTGTGTGTTGGAAGAGGTTGTTGAAATTtgaattattttgttttacttgtaGAAAGCAGGCAAGGCCATGCTGGCTCTGAAGAGAATGGCGCTGTTATCCAAGCCAGACAGCTCTTCGTCTCTGGTCAGTCCCGGAGAGGGTAAGGCTGTCCCCTCGCTGTCTACATCCCCCCTTCTACAAGTCTAATTTCTCTTCTCAAAGTCTCGCCTTTCTCCTAAAAGTGTCATCTCTCTTCTCACTACTCAAAGTCTCTAATCTCTCTTCTCACTGCTCAAAGTCGAATCTTTCTTCTCCCTACTGTCTCTCATCAGTTATTGCTTCTCGAAAGTCATCTTTCGTCTCCGTTCTGTGTCGATCATCTGTCCTTCTCTTCTCAAAGACTCTTCTTGAACTCTCACCTCTCCACTGCAAGACTCATCTCGGCCCCTCATCTAGAAGTCTCCCATCTCAAAGTTGAGCACATCCCAAATGTGTCCTGAAAACCGATTTTGTTCCTCTTCCTGTGCTTCAATCTCCTCTCCCAGAATCACCTATGACCCCCGAGGCAGAGCACGCCTTCCTGTCCCTGGAGCACAAGATGCAGGGCCCCCCCCGGTTCTCACAGGGCCTGGAGGACCAGGCGGTGTCTGATGGGGCCACCGGCCGTCTCTCCTGCCACCTGACAGGTACTGCACACGGGGACAGTGACGACGTAGTCTTTCTATTTATGTGAAGTCTCGCTCAATAATGGCGCATGATTCACTTGAACTTTTGTTCCTCAATCTGCTGTAGGTACGTTTTCAGAGTTGGAAAGAGTGCAAGGTTGAGATTGTTTTAATttccctgctccctccctatGTTTCTCCTCCTTCCCTGTGTTTGTGGTACAtgtcacacacctgtgatttaCAGGACGGAGAGAtacctgaaccaatcagggtgGAGATACCCCGATTGGCCACAATTAGAATTTTTAAAAACGATATTGGCTTATAAAGAGGCAGGATTGCAAAAAAGGGTATGACCAAATGAAAAAGGCCATGCACTGCGATTACCACAGATCATGGGTGACTAGCTTCCAATGCGATTTGATACCACTACAGGCTACCCCGACCCGGAAGTGGTGTGGCTGTGCGGGTCGGTGCCGGTGGCGGAGACGGCCCGGGTTCAGATCGAGTACGAGGAGGACGGACGCTGCACCCTGGTGATTGCCCCGGTGGGCCCTCAGGACACCAACGTTTACACATGCAGGGCCACCAATGACCACGGGGAGGCACTGTGCTCCGCCAAACTCATTGTGAGCGAGTAGCTGACTGAGTAGCTTGAACACAAGGGCACATATTGCGCTTGGTCATAGTCGAAGTCCGTAGATCTTTGCTGGTGGGATATTCTGCTGCTTTTGCTGATATTTTGATTCCTTCAAACATTCCAGATGATGTCCTTTGGCGTGTCTTGACACAAATGTGAACCCCAATATTTCGTGAAGTGGTATTTACTATAGATAGATGTTGATGTCATGCTGTATATAATGGAGCCGGCAATGCTAAAGAattgtctgtatttttttttttatagagaaTGTATAGAATCTTGTAACCTAGCTCACAGTAAAGTAGTCTTAAATCTATCCATCTTTGTGTGTTGGTCTAATAATGTAGCCAACTTGCACCAACTCATGCGGCCTTCGTTTTAGCTCTTTGGCTCGCTGACAACTGCCCCAACGTCTTCtccacaaaaacaaataatgcaataataaaGAGTTCTTATAGATTTATTAAATGTGGTTCGGAttattagaaaaaaataaaatgaaatgttttTACAGATGAACAAAATCCAGTCAACAATTTGATTCACATGGGAGAAAGCAGGAAACCGCTAAAAGTGTTCAGGTGCGATTGACCGTCGTTTAATGTCCTGTTCGGTTCAAGCATTACGCTAACGCTCTCTCCCACCCCCATCGGTAAGACCACTGCGTTGCTGCCCGTGTCATACCCAAAGTACCCCTTGACgtcccacaggcacaccacaAACGTATTGTTCTTCCAGATGCATGCTACAGAGTTGGGGGTGCCGCTGGTGAACATGGTGAAGCGAAAGAAATACAGCCCCCTGAC comes from Gadus macrocephalus chromosome 2, ASM3116895v1 and encodes:
- the mylk5 gene encoding myosin light chain kinase, smooth muscle isoform X2, whose product is MNGVDGKQKPQPQHYVSSFSMVIKPPASTHKEGAKGASTTRIPGLNGVDSKEMAGGVGPNGSHCPGSRHLGSPRSPEPPIFLGPLRDLSVDEGTDITLRGIISGTQPINISWLHNGEVAYFGKSFSDGRVVRFLVKECLPEDAGTYTCLAKNSAGLSSSCASVSVQDFETLCGVRASAPAKLCSLPESVSENGDATTSPKGIAQDLKGSSLASNDQSPGEDPRTNAPVLRFEKPPQHVEVKTGECARLTCAFSGSPPIVACWIRNKLQLEDTGAELWTENSARSSTLVIAAAEPQHTGRYTVLVRDRRSSAQHTVTLSVIDTLEKPQPPASGPVVSLVSLGGAVLSWSGPCYDGGSAVLGYVVEASSRGPEPGDWSELSDRCKSTSYRVSAGQLPPQTACRFRVRAYNAVGLSEPSPESPAVNMEPAASGGQVEEPTPAYAHVTVDCVHKVADHYTVLEKLGVGKFGQVFKLMHKESARECAGKFYKGRRAKEREAARKEIELMNFLHHPKLVQCLGAYDHRSEMVMVMELIAGGELFERIVDDSFEHTEVASVRYMQQILEGTAYMHRQDIIHLDLKPENIVCVDHTGTAIKIIDFGLASKLDPKVPLKVMHGTPEFVAPEVINYEPVGMATDMWSIGVICYILLSGESPFQGGSDAETLALVTSAQWEFDEESFEEISDDAQGFISALLNKAPRRRLSAQEALAHPWIAASNCTDPSNAKSLPKNKMKKFLARQKWKKAGKAMLALKRMALLSKPDSSSSLVSPGEESPMTPEAEHAFLSLEHKMQGPPRFSQGLEDQAVSDGATGRLSCHLTGYPDPEVVWLCGSVPVAETARVQIEYEEDGRCTLVIAPVGPQDTNVYTCRATNDHGEALCSAKLIVSE
- the mylk5 gene encoding myosin light chain kinase, smooth muscle isoform X1, whose product is MNGVDGKQKPQPQHYVSSFSMVIKPPASTHKEGAKGASTTRIPGLNGVDSKEMAGGVGPNGSHCPGSRHLGSPRSPEPPIFLGPLRDLSVDEGTDITLRGIISGTQPINISWLHNGEVAYFGKSFSDGRVVRFLVKECLPEDAGTYTCLAKNSAGLSSSCASVSVQDFETLCGVRASAPAKLCSLPESVSENGDATTSPKGIAQDLKGSSLASNDQSPGEDPRTNAVIPKKRSTSGKAPVLRFEKPPQHVEVKTGECARLTCAFSGSPPIVACWIRNKLQLEDTGAELWTENSARSSTLVIAAAEPQHTGRYTVLVRDRRSSAQHTVTLSVIDTLEKPQPPASGPVVSLVSLGGAVLSWSGPCYDGGSAVLGYVVEASSRGPEPGDWSELSDRCKSTSYRVSAGQLPPQTACRFRVRAYNAVGLSEPSPESPAVNMEPAASGGQVEEPTPAYAHVTVDCVHKVADHYTVLEKLGVGKFGQVFKLMHKESARECAGKFYKGRRAKEREAARKEIELMNFLHHPKLVQCLGAYDHRSEMVMVMELIAGGELFERIVDDSFEHTEVASVRYMQQILEGTAYMHRQDIIHLDLKPENIVCVDHTGTAIKIIDFGLASKLDPKVPLKVMHGTPEFVAPEVINYEPVGMATDMWSIGVICYILLSGESPFQGGSDAETLALVTSAQWEFDEESFEEISDDAQGFISALLNKAPRRRLSAQEALAHPWIAASNCTDPSNAKSLPKNKMKKFLARQKWKKAGKAMLALKRMALLSKPDSSSSLVSPGEESPMTPEAEHAFLSLEHKMQGPPRFSQGLEDQAVSDGATGRLSCHLTGYPDPEVVWLCGSVPVAETARVQIEYEEDGRCTLVIAPVGPQDTNVYTCRATNDHGEALCSAKLIVSE